In a single window of the Ancylothrix sp. D3o genome:
- a CDS encoding ABC transporter ATP-binding protein translates to MTAISPEPKTTRQRENDWRLFLKLVPYARRSGKLLAVSILLLIPLSIAGAIQPVVIGQAISRIRSEAGTYEFLMNRSVGEALNFLAGLLFLTVAIRLGLESTQSFLVQKVGQRITADIRNDLFDHVTSLAVRFFDRTPVGRLITRLTSDVEALGEVFSTGAIGIVSDLFSIVVILITMFLLKWQLALMLLLMLVPVAAVVIYFQQQYRKANYEAREELSALNSNLQENITGIGVVQLFRRENFNSELFRTINQRYIEEVDKTIFHDSAVSATLEWIALVAIGGVLWLGGGAVLQGDMDFGKLSSFILFAQRLFDPLRQFAEKFTALQAGFTAVERISDLLNEPVEIRDPEVSKNEKKQSLLLDSVAEAGNEGKGEIIFEDVWFAYKNDDYVIQGLSFKIKPGEKIALVGPTGAGKSSIIRLLCRLYEPTKGRILIDGVDIRQMRQAELRRHLSVILQDGFLFVGDVKSNITLGDDYSLEEIKEAAESTNVASFIEQLPQGYDTSLRERGTNLSGGQKQLLAFARAAIRNSQILVLDEATASLDVGTEALIQDALDRLLVGRTAIIIAHRLSTIRNVDRIFVLKRGQLIESGSHEELLQQEGLYASFYKLQMLGTR, encoded by the coding sequence ATGACTGCAATTTCTCCAGAGCCTAAAACAACGCGCCAGCGTGAAAATGACTGGCGACTTTTCCTGAAGTTAGTTCCCTATGCTCGCCGTAGTGGCAAGCTGTTGGCAGTTTCTATTTTGTTGTTGATACCGCTTTCGATAGCCGGTGCAATTCAGCCGGTGGTGATTGGACAAGCTATCTCTCGCATTCGTTCGGAAGCGGGTACCTATGAATTTTTGATGAACCGGTCTGTCGGGGAGGCTTTAAATTTTTTAGCCGGTTTGTTGTTTTTAACAGTGGCTATTCGGTTAGGTTTAGAGTCTACCCAAAGTTTTTTAGTGCAGAAAGTTGGTCAGCGCATTACTGCGGATATTCGCAATGATTTATTTGATCATGTTACGTCGTTGGCGGTGCGTTTTTTTGATAGAACTCCTGTGGGCCGGTTGATTACTCGCCTGACAAGTGATGTGGAAGCTTTGGGAGAAGTTTTTTCTACCGGCGCTATTGGTATTGTCAGCGATTTATTCTCGATAGTGGTGATTTTAATTACCATGTTTTTGCTGAAATGGCAACTGGCATTAATGCTTTTATTAATGTTGGTGCCGGTGGCGGCGGTGGTGATTTATTTTCAGCAACAATACCGCAAGGCTAATTATGAGGCGCGAGAAGAACTTTCCGCCTTGAATTCTAATTTGCAAGAAAATATCACCGGCATTGGTGTTGTGCAATTGTTCCGCCGCGAGAATTTTAATTCCGAATTGTTCCGCACGATTAACCAACGCTATATCGAAGAAGTTGATAAAACAATTTTCCACGATTCTGCTGTTTCGGCAACTTTGGAATGGATTGCTTTAGTGGCAATTGGGGGGGTTTTGTGGTTAGGTGGCGGGGCGGTTTTGCAGGGAGATATGGATTTTGGCAAGTTATCTTCTTTTATTTTGTTTGCTCAACGATTGTTTGACCCTTTGCGACAATTTGCTGAGAAATTTACGGCCCTGCAAGCCGGTTTTACTGCCGTTGAAAGAATTAGCGATTTGTTAAATGAGCCGGTGGAAATCCGAGATCCAGAAGTTTCTAAGAATGAGAAAAAGCAGAGTCTCTTGTTAGATTCTGTGGCTGAGGCTGGGAACGAGGGGAAAGGGGAGATTATTTTTGAGGATGTCTGGTTTGCCTACAAAAATGATGATTATGTGATTCAAGGTTTGAGTTTTAAAATTAAACCAGGCGAAAAAATTGCTTTGGTTGGGCCCACCGGCGCGGGGAAAAGTTCAATTATTCGTTTATTGTGCCGGCTTTATGAACCGACAAAAGGGCGAATTTTAATTGATGGCGTTGATATTCGCCAAATGCGACAAGCGGAATTACGCCGGCATCTAAGCGTTATTTTGCAAGATGGATTTTTGTTTGTTGGTGATGTGAAAAGTAATATCACTTTAGGCGATGATTATTCTTTGGAAGAAATTAAAGAAGCGGCTGAAAGCACAAATGTAGCGAGTTTTATTGAACAGTTACCCCAAGGTTATGATACTTCTTTGCGAGAACGGGGAACGAATTTGTCGGGGGGACAAAAACAATTGCTGGCGTTTGCGAGGGCGGCGATTCGCAATTCTCAAATTTTAGTTTTGGATGAAGCAACTGCAAGTTTAGATGTGGGAACAGAGGCTTTAATTCAAGATGCTTTAGACCGGCTTTTGGTTGGACGGACAGCGATTATTATTGCTCACCGGCTTTCGACGATTAGAAATGTTGACCGCATTTTTGTTTTAAAACGTGGGCAACTTATTGAGTCGGGTAGCCATGAAGAATTGCTGCAACAAGAAGGGCTTTATGCGAGTTTCTATAAGTTGCAAATGTTGGGGACTCGCTAA
- a CDS encoding PAS domain S-box protein, with protein MTSQSPKTSNLKFDSKHEKILKGKRLQLLNLIEAELSELYLFDTETLCCNYASAEALRNLGYSCEQMRNMTLFAMQPELDEKYFRQIIDFLQKNPQEKIELQTQQRRADGSIYPVKIRWQLIHQGKKYTLVALVQDMTDVEQRNAELKNMIERLKTEIAERKQADQKLKKTQILLNSILENMPIGVCLKEAKDLSISFWNKALEEISGVSEQQVKGKTDFDLFSREEAEFFTGKDREALAHNQLIDIPEETMQTSHKGLRILHTKKVPIYNEAGEAQYLLCLIEDITERKRTEEELSKNHLILRSVIDTTPDVVFVKDTQGRYVLGNLAVANWLKKPLSEIVGKHDNQLWPAPIAQQIIQGDETVINAGKLLVYEENIPDNQILRTIQTRKYPWLDANGNIIGLIGICRDITDSKQAEKTIQESEERYRSLVQATSQMVWITDANGQTIDIPAWRTYTGQTLEELRGLGWLNAVHPDDRERTALVWAEAVRNKTLFDIEYRIRAADGTYRFFSVRGVPVVAEDGSIREWVGVCVDIDDRKQAEEELRNSEAQLRLQTQQLEQTLRQLQQTQTQLIQSEKMSSLGQLVAGVAHEINNPVSFIYGNIQPASDYIQELLTLIELYQKNYPKPTTEIEKFADQIDVDFVMEDLPKLLASMRMGAQRIKEIVLSLRNFSRLDEAEMKPVNLHEGIDNTLMILQNRLKETAGNPEIQVIKNYGKLPEVECYAGSLNQVFMNLITNAIDAIENQPKPRIITIETKLCSALDCAVIRIADNGSGMPEGVRTRLFDPFFTTKPVGKGTGLGLAISYQIVVEKHKGNIRCISSPGKGAEFIIKIPLQQKQ; from the coding sequence ATGACCAGCCAATCCCCAAAAACAAGTAACCTAAAATTTGATAGTAAACACGAGAAAATTCTCAAAGGTAAGCGCTTGCAATTACTCAATTTAATTGAAGCCGAATTAAGCGAATTATATCTTTTTGATACGGAAACCCTTTGTTGCAATTATGCCAGCGCCGAAGCCCTACGCAATTTGGGTTATTCTTGCGAGCAAATGCGGAACATGACACTTTTTGCTATGCAGCCCGAACTCGATGAAAAATACTTTCGGCAAATAATTGATTTTTTACAGAAAAATCCCCAAGAAAAAATTGAACTTCAAACACAACAGCGGCGAGCAGATGGCAGCATTTATCCCGTAAAAATTCGCTGGCAGCTTATCCACCAAGGTAAAAAATATACTTTAGTTGCCCTGGTTCAAGATATGACTGATGTGGAACAGCGCAACGCGGAATTAAAAAACATGATTGAGCGTTTAAAAACCGAAATTGCCGAGCGAAAACAAGCGGATCAAAAATTAAAAAAAACGCAAATTTTGCTCAATTCAATTTTAGAAAATATGCCTATCGGTGTTTGTCTCAAAGAAGCAAAAGACTTGAGTATTTCGTTTTGGAACAAAGCTCTAGAAGAAATCAGCGGTGTTAGCGAACAACAAGTCAAAGGAAAAACAGATTTTGATTTGTTTAGCCGCGAAGAAGCGGAATTTTTTACAGGCAAAGACCGAGAAGCCCTTGCCCACAACCAACTCATAGACATTCCCGAAGAAACCATGCAAACCTCACACAAAGGTTTAAGAATTCTTCACACCAAAAAAGTACCCATTTACAACGAAGCCGGTGAAGCCCAATATTTGCTGTGCTTAATAGAAGATATTACAGAGCGCAAGCGCACCGAAGAAGAACTTTCAAAAAACCATCTTATTTTGCGTTCGGTGATTGATACTACCCCTGATGTAGTATTTGTCAAAGATACTCAAGGACGCTATGTGCTGGGAAATTTGGCTGTCGCTAACTGGCTAAAAAAACCCCTCTCTGAAATTGTTGGCAAACACGACAACCAATTGTGGCCAGCCCCCATTGCTCAACAAATTATTCAAGGCGATGAAACTGTAATCAACGCCGGCAAATTGCTTGTTTATGAAGAAAATATTCCTGATAACCAAATACTACGAACCATACAAACAAGAAAATATCCCTGGCTAGATGCCAACGGAAATATTATCGGTTTAATCGGTATTTGTCGGGATATTACTGATAGTAAACAGGCAGAAAAAACCATCCAAGAAAGTGAAGAACGCTATCGCTCTCTCGTGCAAGCTACTTCACAAATGGTGTGGATAACTGATGCTAATGGACAAACCATTGATATCCCTGCTTGGCGAACCTACACCGGCCAAACCCTTGAAGAACTGCGCGGACTGGGCTGGTTAAATGCTGTCCACCCAGACGACCGCGAGCGCACTGCCCTCGTTTGGGCAGAGGCCGTTCGCAACAAAACTCTTTTTGACATCGAGTATCGTATCCGCGCCGCTGATGGTACTTACCGATTTTTCAGCGTTCGTGGGGTGCCGGTGGTGGCAGAAGATGGTAGCATCCGTGAATGGGTGGGCGTCTGCGTCGATATTGACGACCGCAAACAAGCCGAAGAAGAATTACGCAACTCAGAAGCACAACTGCGCCTACAAACTCAACAACTTGAGCAAACATTGCGCCAACTCCAACAAACCCAAACCCAATTAATTCAAAGCGAAAAAATGTCATCTCTTGGTCAGTTGGTGGCCGGTGTAGCCCACGAAATTAATAACCCCGTTAGCTTTATTTATGGCAATATTCAACCGGCCTCAGATTATATTCAAGAATTGCTAACGCTGATAGAACTTTATCAAAAAAACTATCCCAAACCAACTACAGAAATAGAAAAATTTGCCGACCAAATCGATGTAGATTTTGTCATGGAAGATTTACCCAAACTGCTTGCTTCTATGAGAATGGGCGCTCAAAGAATTAAAGAAATTGTTCTGAGTTTGCGGAATTTTTCGCGCCTAGATGAAGCAGAAATGAAGCCGGTTAACCTTCACGAAGGCATAGATAACACCCTAATGATTTTGCAAAACCGGCTCAAAGAGACAGCAGGAAATCCCGAAATTCAAGTTATTAAAAATTATGGTAAATTGCCGGAAGTGGAATGTTACGCCGGCTCCCTCAACCAAGTGTTTATGAACTTGATTACCAATGCAATTGATGCAATTGAAAATCAGCCAAAACCGCGAATTATAACTATAGAAACTAAACTTTGTTCCGCTTTAGATTGTGCCGTGATTCGCATTGCAGATAATGGTAGCGGAATGCCTGAAGGCGTGCGAACGAGGTTATTTGACCCATTTTTTACCACAAAGCCGGTGGGCAAAGGAACAGGCTTAGGATTAGCCATCAGCTATCAAATTGTTGTCGAAAAACACAAAGGCAATATCCGCTGTATTTCATCCCCAGGAAAAGGTGCCGAATTTATTATCAAAATTCCGCTGCAACAAAAGCAGTAA
- a CDS encoding PAS domain S-box protein produces the protein MADLKPEPNPNKEPLKLSNFTHTSKRDNNYQASSENREDFFRLSFERAGVAMAYLTVDCRWLEVNEQLCRLLGSNKKELLCRSFSEMLAASGADFNVGEYQRLLAGEIPTLSLEKLLGGANEKPVWVNLTLSAVPDGTFSTPKYLLAVFEDIEERKKLEEKVASQQQLVEFFKKQQKLYRTLASNFPNGSVALFDSELRYLIFEGTELKKVGLSKEMLEGKTLHEVFSPEVCKTLEPMYRAALAGTASASEVAMNGYVYQLHTLPVKNGKGEIYAGLAMSQNITLAKQAEETLRTSAQIINQVNAALITTDLTGMVIGWNKGAERLFGYLADEAFGENLNFIYGANQPDFFEEQLISEVLAKGTHQIEIQTRSKTGKEIWVYISLSLLRDSSQEVIGIISTGTDITQRKIAESAGARLREILENTTDLVGISDMSGHPIYMNKAGRKMLGIGEKEDITPLSIRDFIGSPFSSTQLPQMLETAITEGVWSGESSLQYGNQPEIPVSQVILSHKSAGGEVEFLSTICRDISQQKKTEIELQNSERRLRSVLENMPVMLKAIGPDGNIAVWNRECEQVTGYSATELVGNSQVWELNNPGLHEAEQWQAHGNNFRNWEIDLKAKDGSIKTIAWSNISHRFPIVGWQSWAIGVDVTERKRTSALLESQNQVLELIAKGACLEDILNTIAHYIEAQSVGMRCSFLLLDEQGKHLLFGAAPSLPEAYNNAIDGIAIGPAVGSCGTAAYTKQAAIVSDIASDPRWAAFRDLALKYDLKACWSAPIFSSDQAVLGTFAMYYDRIQTPTESDLQLIGKATHLAGIAIERQRVEATLRKQSAAIAATMDGIAILDANQTYIYVNDAHAKIYGYNTAQELLGQHWEMLYSSEELNRFATEIMPVFASLGHWRGEALGKRRDGTTFSQEVSLSAFANGGLVCIVRDINERKKSEEALRKSQKDLGEKATQLEKTLYQLQKTQAQLVQTEKMSSLGQLVAGVAHEINNPVNFIYGNLIYANDYTRDLLHLVDIYQRYYPQPPDEIQEAKEEIDLDFLIEDLPKLLRSMQVGADRICQIVASLRNFSRLDEAEMKPVDIHEGIESTLLILQNRLKEKPGHPAIELVKEFAELPLVECYAGSLNQVFMNLLSNSIDALDELNLSRSPEEIIANPSRITIRTYLKMQPCSGEVSCPLLNYLNYPQHLPWLAVSIIDNGPGMSDEVCKRIFDPFFTTKPVGKGTGLGLAICYQIVVEKHQGKLRAFSTPGQGSEFIIEIPQRQVYGSV, from the coding sequence GTGGCTGATTTAAAACCTGAACCCAACCCGAACAAAGAGCCTCTAAAATTAAGTAATTTTACTCACACATCTAAGCGTGACAACAATTATCAAGCGAGTTCAGAAAATAGAGAAGATTTTTTCCGCCTGAGCTTTGAGCGGGCGGGTGTAGCGATGGCTTATTTAACTGTTGATTGCCGTTGGTTGGAAGTTAATGAGCAACTCTGCCGGCTGTTAGGATCTAACAAAAAAGAACTGCTGTGTCGGTCATTTTCTGAGATGTTGGCAGCCAGCGGAGCAGACTTTAATGTGGGGGAATATCAACGCCTCCTCGCTGGGGAAATTCCGACGCTGAGCCTTGAAAAATTGCTGGGGGGTGCAAATGAAAAGCCTGTGTGGGTGAATTTAACGCTTTCAGCCGTTCCCGATGGCACTTTTTCGACACCAAAATATTTACTGGCGGTTTTTGAGGATATTGAAGAGCGCAAAAAGCTTGAAGAAAAGGTGGCTTCCCAACAGCAATTAGTAGAATTTTTTAAAAAGCAACAAAAACTTTATAGAACCCTAGCCAGCAATTTTCCTAACGGGAGTGTAGCATTATTTGACAGTGAATTGCGGTATTTGATTTTTGAAGGGACAGAATTAAAAAAAGTTGGTCTTTCTAAAGAAATGCTCGAAGGAAAAACTCTGCATGAAGTTTTTTCTCCAGAAGTTTGTAAGACGCTGGAACCGATGTATAGGGCGGCTTTGGCGGGAACTGCTAGTGCGTCTGAAGTTGCCATGAATGGTTATGTTTATCAGCTACATACATTGCCGGTAAAAAACGGAAAAGGCGAAATTTATGCCGGTTTGGCAATGTCGCAAAACATCACCCTTGCCAAACAAGCTGAAGAAACTTTGCGGACTTCTGCCCAAATTATTAATCAAGTAAACGCCGCTCTTATCACCACTGATCTAACAGGAATGGTGATCGGCTGGAATAAAGGAGCGGAGCGATTATTTGGTTATTTAGCAGATGAAGCTTTCGGTGAGAATCTTAACTTTATTTATGGTGCAAATCAGCCTGATTTTTTTGAAGAGCAGCTAATTTCGGAAGTGTTAGCCAAAGGGACGCACCAAATAGAAATTCAAACTCGCAGCAAAACCGGCAAAGAAATTTGGGTGTATATTTCGCTTTCGCTTTTGCGAGATAGCAGCCAAGAAGTGATAGGAATCATCAGCACCGGCACGGATATCACCCAGCGAAAAATCGCTGAATCCGCAGGGGCAAGACTGAGGGAAATTTTAGAAAACACGACGGATTTGGTGGGAATTTCTGATATGAGCGGCCACCCGATTTACATGAATAAAGCCGGTCGCAAAATGTTAGGAATAGGGGAAAAGGAAGATATCACTCCACTATCTATTAGAGATTTTATCGGCTCGCCTTTTTCCTCAACTCAGTTGCCTCAAATGCTGGAAACAGCCATCACAGAGGGAGTGTGGAGCGGCGAATCTAGTTTGCAGTACGGCAACCAGCCAGAAATTCCTGTATCGCAAGTTATTCTTTCTCATAAATCAGCAGGGGGAGAAGTAGAATTTCTCTCGACAATTTGCAGAGATATTAGTCAACAGAAAAAAACAGAAATAGAACTGCAAAACAGCGAACGCCGGCTGCGAAGTGTTTTAGAAAATATGCCGGTGATGCTTAAAGCCATTGGGCCCGATGGAAACATCGCCGTTTGGAATCGAGAATGCGAACAAGTGACTGGTTACAGCGCCACAGAACTTGTGGGGAATTCCCAAGTATGGGAACTCAACAATCCGGGGCTGCATGAGGCTGAACAATGGCAAGCTCACGGCAATAACTTTCGCAACTGGGAAATTGATTTAAAGGCCAAAGATGGCAGCATTAAAACTATTGCTTGGTCAAATATTTCTCATCGTTTTCCGATTGTCGGTTGGCAAAGCTGGGCTATTGGCGTGGATGTAACCGAACGCAAACGAACTTCTGCTCTTTTAGAAAGCCAAAATCAAGTGCTGGAATTAATTGCTAAAGGCGCTTGTTTGGAAGATATTTTAAATACAATTGCTCACTATATTGAAGCCCAATCTGTGGGAATGCGCTGTTCTTTTTTGCTGCTTGATGAACAAGGTAAACATTTACTTTTTGGGGCTGCACCGAGTTTACCAGAGGCTTATAACAACGCTATTGACGGCATTGCTATTGGGCCTGCTGTGGGTTCTTGTGGCACCGCTGCTTACACAAAACAAGCAGCCATTGTGTCAGATATTGCCAGCGATCCGCGCTGGGCAGCGTTTCGAGATTTGGCGCTTAAATATGATTTAAAAGCCTGTTGGTCTGCACCAATTTTCAGTTCAGATCAAGCGGTTTTGGGTACATTTGCGATGTATTATGACCGCATTCAAACACCGACAGAAAGCGACTTGCAACTAATCGGAAAAGCAACGCACCTGGCGGGGATTGCTATTGAGCGCCAGCGAGTCGAAGCCACCCTGCGAAAACAGTCAGCCGCTATTGCTGCAACGATGGATGGCATTGCAATTTTAGATGCAAATCAAACTTACATTTACGTCAATGACGCTCACGCTAAAATTTACGGGTACAACACCGCCCAAGAATTGCTCGGTCAACATTGGGAAATGCTGTACAGTAGCGAAGAATTAAATCGTTTTGCCACAGAAATTATGCCGGTTTTTGCGAGTTTGGGACACTGGCGAGGGGAAGCTCTGGGTAAGCGACGGGATGGTACGACATTTTCGCAAGAGGTTTCTCTTTCTGCTTTTGCAAATGGTGGTTTGGTTTGTATTGTGCGGGATATTAATGAGCGGAAAAAATCAGAAGAAGCTTTGCGGAAATCGCAAAAAGATTTGGGCGAAAAAGCCACTCAATTAGAAAAAACTCTTTATCAATTGCAAAAAACTCAAGCCCAACTGGTGCAAACAGAAAAAATGTCTAGCTTGGGGCAGTTGGTGGCGGGAGTTGCCCATGAAATTAATAATCCGGTTAATTTTATTTATGGCAATTTGATTTACGCCAACGACTACACACGAGATTTATTGCATTTGGTTGATATTTACCAAAGGTATTATCCTCAACCGCCTGACGAAATTCAAGAGGCAAAGGAGGAGATAGATTTAGATTTTTTGATCGAAGATTTGCCGAAGTTGTTACGTTCAATGCAGGTGGGGGCTGATCGTATTTGTCAAATTGTCGCATCTCTGCGGAATTTTTCGCGCTTGGATGAGGCGGAAATGAAGCCGGTGGATATCCATGAGGGTATTGAGAGTACGCTGCTTATTTTGCAAAACCGGCTCAAAGAAAAACCTGGTCATCCGGCGATTGAACTTGTTAAAGAATTTGCCGAGTTGCCCCTTGTAGAATGCTATGCCGGTTCGCTCAATCAAGTGTTTATGAATTTGCTTTCTAATTCAATTGATGCGCTTGATGAGCTTAATTTAAGCCGCTCTCCTGAAGAAATTATAGCTAATCCTAGCCGGATTACTATTCGCACTTATTTGAAAATGCAGCCTTGCTCTGGTGAGGTTTCTTGTCCTCTTTTAAATTATTTGAATTATCCTCAGCATCTCCCCTGGTTGGCGGTGTCTATTATTGATAATGGGCCAGGGATGAGCGATGAGGTTTGCAAGCGGATTTTTGACCCGTTTTTTACGACTAAACCGGTAGGCAAAGGCACCGGTTTAGGATTAGCTATTTGCTATCAAATTGTTGTAGAAAAACACCAAGGCAAACTGCGGGCTTTTTCAACGCCCGGACAAGGTTCAGAGTTTATTATCGAAATTCCCCAACGCCAAGTTTATGGCTCTGTCTAA
- a CDS encoding PAS domain S-box protein: MQTIETAILHNFKTTNGPNHFFSLSHEMLAAIGFDGTFKQLNPIWEKILCLTTEQLLGKSVLEFVHLQDCHSTQTALEKLINANISETICFEHRFRTATGTYKTLRWNAKAVPEEQLIYAVAQVQNNDVIAGETQQLEIEETSVWRGESPHGTELMVALRDNFSRLKMALKVAGIGIWDWDILSGKITWSEAVELVFCQSMTQLPRSYYAYINLIHPEDRSRVMLAMARAVEAKEQLKIEHRILRPDGSICWVACSGEVLRDATGHPLHMTGTIRDITIRRTAQDSLLQANEELEMRVEARTAAFRHAIAQLHSEIAERKQIEEKLRNSQEMLQLVMDNIPQLIAWKDRNSVYLGCNQSMARVAGLSCPEEIIGKTDSQLGWESQEADYLRNSDHRVMETNLPEYHIIESQFQADGQRVWLDKNRIPLHDGEGNVVGILLTSEDITERQEAEEALRKSEGRLREQTAQLEAALRSLKATQTQLVQTEKMSSLGQLVAGVAHEINNPVNFIYGNLTYATQYIEELMNLVNLYQKNYPEPSAEIQEECEAIDLEFLMIDLPKLLHSMQVGAERIREIVLSLRNFSRLDEAEKKPVDIHAGLDSTLLILQHRIKPKNGQAGIEVIKDYGDLPKVECDAGSLNQVFMNILTNAIDAIEKQPLPRQIIIQTQRGEIVQKEQMLATPSVIIRIKDNGPGIPENVKKRLFDPFFTTKPVGKGTGLGLSISYQIIVDKHGGNLICNSTPGEGTEFSVEIPICKS; encoded by the coding sequence ATGCAAACAATAGAAACAGCCATTCTGCACAATTTCAAGACAACGAACGGGCCAAATCATTTTTTCAGTCTCTCCCATGAGATGCTTGCTGCGATTGGATTTGATGGCACCTTTAAGCAGCTTAATCCAATCTGGGAAAAAATTCTTTGTTTGACAACCGAGCAATTGCTGGGTAAAAGTGTGTTGGAATTTGTGCATCTGCAAGATTGTCACAGCACACAAACTGCGCTGGAAAAACTTATCAACGCCAATATTTCCGAAACAATTTGTTTTGAACATCGGTTTCGGACTGCAACTGGTACTTATAAAACTCTGCGGTGGAATGCAAAGGCGGTGCCTGAAGAGCAATTAATTTACGCCGTTGCTCAAGTGCAAAATAATGATGTTATTGCCGGTGAAACGCAGCAATTGGAAATAGAAGAAACAAGCGTTTGGAGGGGAGAATCGCCACATGGTACTGAGTTAATGGTGGCGTTGAGAGATAATTTTTCGCGGCTGAAAATGGCGCTGAAAGTGGCGGGGATCGGAATTTGGGACTGGGATATTTTATCGGGAAAAATCACTTGGTCAGAGGCGGTTGAGTTAGTTTTCTGTCAGTCGATGACTCAGTTACCCCGGAGTTATTATGCCTATATTAATTTGATTCATCCTGAAGATCGCAGTCGGGTAATGTTGGCGATGGCGAGGGCGGTTGAGGCTAAAGAACAGTTAAAAATTGAACACCGTATTTTGCGACCTGATGGGAGTATTTGCTGGGTTGCGTGTAGTGGTGAAGTTTTACGCGATGCCACCGGCCACCCGCTCCACATGACCGGCACGATCCGCGATATTACTATTCGCCGGACTGCTCAAGATTCGCTGCTACAAGCTAACGAAGAATTAGAGATGCGTGTGGAAGCTCGAACGGCTGCTTTTCGTCACGCAATTGCTCAATTGCACAGCGAAATTGCTGAGCGCAAACAAATAGAAGAAAAGTTGCGAAATTCTCAAGAAATGCTGCAATTGGTGATGGATAATATTCCGCAGTTAATTGCTTGGAAAGACCGCAATTCTGTTTATTTGGGTTGTAATCAAAGTATGGCGCGGGTGGCTGGGTTGTCTTGTCCTGAAGAAATTATCGGCAAAACAGATTCCCAGTTGGGTTGGGAATCTCAGGAGGCTGATTATTTAAGGAATTCTGACCACCGGGTTATGGAAACTAATCTGCCTGAATATCATATTATTGAAAGTCAATTTCAAGCGGATGGTCAGCGAGTTTGGCTAGATAAAAATCGCATTCCTCTGCATGATGGGGAGGGTAATGTGGTAGGAATTTTGCTAACTTCTGAAGATATTACGGAACGTCAAGAAGCAGAAGAAGCGCTGCGAAAATCGGAAGGACGTTTGCGCGAACAAACTGCTCAATTAGAAGCAGCTTTGCGCTCTCTCAAAGCAACTCAAACTCAACTGGTGCAAACGGAAAAAATGTCTAGTTTGGGACAGTTGGTGGCTGGGGTAGCCCACGAAATTAATAATCCCGTTAATTTTATTTATGGAAATTTGACCTACGCAACTCAATACATTGAAGAGTTAATGAATTTAGTTAATCTTTATCAAAAAAATTATCCTGAGCCTTCTGCGGAAATTCAAGAAGAATGTGAGGCGATAGATTTAGAATTTTTAATGATTGATTTGCCGAAACTTTTACATTCTATGCAAGTGGGGGCTGAGCGAATTCGGGAAATTGTGTTATCGCTGCGGAATTTTTCGCGGTTGGATGAAGCAGAAAAAAAACCGGTGGATATTCACGCCGGCCTGGATAGCACATTATTAATTTTGCAACACCGCATCAAACCAAAAAACGGACAAGCGGGAATTGAAGTTATCAAAGATTATGGGGATCTACCGAAAGTTGAGTGTGATGCCGGTTCGCTCAATCAAGTGTTTATGAATATTCTTACCAATGCGATAGATGCTATTGAAAAACAACCGCTCCCTCGTCAGATTATTATTCAAACTCAGCGGGGGGAAATTGTGCAAAAAGAACAAATGCTTGCCACTCCCTCGGTTATTATTCGTATTAAAGATAACGGCCCTGGAATTCCTGAAAACGTTAAAAAGCGTTTATTTGATCCGTTTTTTACAACGAAGCCGGTGGGGAAAGGCACAGGCTTAGGTTTGTCGATTAGTTATCAAATTATTGTTGATAAACATGGCGGTAATTTAATTTGTAATTCGACACCAGGTGAGGGAACAGAGTTTTCCGTTGAAATTCCCATTTGCAAATCTTAA
- a CDS encoding GNAT family N-acetyltransferase, with protein sequence MNQIQTQRLVLRKFTPQDIEELYRLFNDPDVMHYMGGVRTRQATEQRLSQMIDHCQHGFSFWAVIRKSDQQLLGRCGLIYLDNTPEVELGYTFFKEFWGQGYATEAGLACLKYGFEIVNLERVVAITHPENTASRHVMEKLGMKYEKEAFYYNTNVVYYALSRAKFQEKYPNI encoded by the coding sequence ATGAACCAGATACAAACCCAGCGCTTAGTTTTGCGAAAATTTACCCCCCAAGACATAGAAGAACTTTATCGATTATTCAACGATCCAGACGTCATGCACTATATGGGTGGAGTCAGAACCCGTCAAGCAACAGAACAAAGATTATCGCAAATGATCGACCACTGCCAACATGGTTTTAGTTTCTGGGCAGTTATTCGTAAAAGCGATCAGCAATTGTTAGGCCGGTGTGGGTTAATTTATCTCGATAACACCCCAGAAGTTGAACTTGGCTACACTTTTTTTAAAGAATTTTGGGGCCAAGGGTATGCAACCGAAGCCGGTTTAGCCTGTTTAAAATATGGCTTTGAAATTGTGAACCTTGAGCGAGTTGTTGCTATCACCCACCCCGAAAACACCGCCTCCCGGCACGTCATGGAAAAACTCGGCATGAAATACGAGAAAGAAGCCTTTTATTATAACACAAATGTTGTTTATTATGCCCTTTCTCGTGCCAAATTTCAAGAAAAATATCCAAACATATAA